The following are encoded in a window of Ranitomeya variabilis isolate aRanVar5 chromosome 8, aRanVar5.hap1, whole genome shotgun sequence genomic DNA:
- the LOC143788494 gene encoding regulator of G-protein signaling 16-like, protein MMYLNSFNPDAFLCDKAKELRSSIGTFIHKVDVGHKLMPSGLYKKKDNHRNCTKEAMKWKESFNQLLSSKDGLSAFRTFLKTEFSEENLEFWVACEDYKKTPSANKLPGKAQCIFQEFLQIGAPREVNIDHQTREFTRQQVAVACRNCFDAAQEQTRVLMEKDSYPRFLKSPLYQQVLTQSSIRKLKISLT, encoded by the exons ATGATGTACCTGAATTCCTTTAATCCAGATGCCTTTTTATGTGACAAAGCGAAGGAGCTAAGATCATCCATTGGCACTTTCATTCACAAAGTGGACGTTGGGCACAAGCTCATGCCCTCCGGCTTGTACAAGAAGAAGGACAATCACAG AAACTGTACGAAAGAAGCCATGAAATGGAAAGAATCTTTCAATCAACTGCTTAGCAGCAAAG ATGGTCTGTCGGCTTTTCGCACCTTCCTGAAGACAGAATTCAGCGAGGAGAACCTGGAGTTCTGGGTCGCCTGTGAAGACTACAAAAAGACGCCTTCGGCGAATAAACTTCCTGGCAAAGCTCAGTGCATATTTCAGGAATTCCTGCAGATCGGAGCCCCAAGAGAG GTGAATATTGATCACCAGACCAGAGAATTCACACGTCAGCAAGTAGCAGTCGCCTGTCGAAATTGTTTCGACGCAGCACAGGAACAGACCAGAGTACTAATGGAGAAGGACTCTTACCCACGTTTCCTAAAATCACCCCTCTATCAGCAAGTCCTAACACAGTCATCAATTAGGAAATTAAAAATATCTTTGACATGA